In Gimesia benthica, a single window of DNA contains:
- the cas7c gene encoding type I-C CRISPR-associated protein Cas7/Csd2, with translation MNHRYDFVYLFDVTDGNPNGDPDAGNLPRLDAETGQGLVTDVCIKRKIRNYVGLIKEEQPPFEIYIKEKAVLNQQHERAYQASKLKSESKKLPKKVEEAQKITHWMCENFYDIRAFGAVMTTEVNAGQVRGPIQFTFGRSIDPIISSEHSITRCAVTTEKEAEKQQGDNRTMGRKFTVPYGLYRMHGFVNANLAAQTGFDSNDEDLELLWSALANMFDHDRAAARGQMSPQELIVFQHESPLGNAPAHKLFSRVKIERTASNGEAGPPRSFSDYSVSVDDSDLPSGISIERKI, from the coding sequence ATGAATCACCGTTACGATTTTGTTTATCTGTTTGATGTCACCGATGGCAATCCCAATGGCGATCCTGATGCCGGCAATCTTCCCCGCCTGGATGCAGAAACCGGTCAGGGATTGGTAACCGATGTCTGTATCAAACGAAAAATTCGAAATTATGTGGGGCTCATAAAAGAGGAGCAGCCTCCTTTCGAAATCTATATCAAGGAAAAGGCAGTGCTGAATCAGCAGCATGAACGGGCCTACCAGGCCTCAAAACTGAAATCTGAATCAAAGAAACTACCCAAGAAAGTTGAAGAAGCACAAAAAATAACGCACTGGATGTGTGAGAATTTCTATGACATTCGCGCTTTCGGCGCAGTAATGACCACCGAAGTTAACGCGGGTCAGGTACGCGGCCCCATTCAATTTACATTTGGCCGAAGCATTGATCCGATAATCTCTTCGGAACACTCCATCACACGCTGTGCAGTTACGACCGAGAAAGAAGCAGAAAAACAACAGGGGGATAATCGCACTATGGGACGTAAGTTCACAGTCCCCTATGGCCTCTACCGGATGCACGGCTTTGTTAACGCCAATCTTGCTGCTCAAACGGGTTTTGACAGCAACGATGAAGACCTGGAGCTTCTGTGGTCAGCACTGGCTAATATGTTTGATCATGATCGTGCTGCGGCGCGAGGTCAGATGTCGCCACAAGAGCTGATTGTGTTCCAGCATGAAAGCCCCTTGGGTAATGCTCCAGCACATAAACTCTTTAGTCGTGTCAAAATAGAACGTACTGCCTCAAACGGGGAAGCTGGACCACCCCGCTCGTTTAGTGATTACTCGGTCTCAGTAGATGACTCCGATCTCCCTTCCGGAATTTCAATCGAAAGAAAGATCTAA
- the cas4 gene encoding CRISPR-associated protein Cas4, whose product MSFNEDDLVPISALQHLIFCPRQCALIHLERLWADNQWTAEGHLLHKRAESGKSTTRDGIRITRDLPLHSLKYGLIGKADIIEWHPPSDLESQAVKGTLKEVIHQYRTRSLADWTILPIEYKRGQPKQNDSDRVQLCAQALCLEEMLHVSISKGLLFYGKKQHRYEVVLDESLRQTTIDTIQQMHDLITSGRTPQAEFGPKCQSCSLYDLCLPQSFQQNSVSQWLNQQVNHSLK is encoded by the coding sequence ATGTCATTTAATGAAGATGATCTGGTTCCGATCTCAGCGCTACAGCATTTAATTTTCTGCCCGAGACAATGTGCCTTGATTCATCTCGAGCGTCTCTGGGCTGACAATCAGTGGACTGCAGAAGGACATCTCCTGCACAAGAGAGCTGAAAGTGGTAAATCGACGACCCGGGATGGCATTCGTATTACGCGGGATCTGCCTTTACACAGCTTGAAGTATGGATTGATTGGCAAGGCTGATATTATCGAGTGGCATCCCCCCTCTGATCTGGAATCTCAAGCTGTCAAAGGAACTCTCAAGGAAGTCATTCATCAGTATCGCACGCGTTCCTTAGCCGACTGGACAATACTGCCAATTGAGTACAAGCGTGGTCAGCCGAAACAAAATGATTCAGACCGGGTGCAACTATGTGCCCAGGCTTTATGTTTGGAAGAAATGTTACATGTATCAATCAGCAAAGGTCTGCTTTTTTATGGAAAAAAGCAACACCGTTATGAAGTTGTTCTGGATGAATCACTGAGACAAACCACTATCGATACCATTCAGCAAATGCATGACCTGATTACATCCGGCCGCACACCACAAGCTGAATTTGGTCCGAAGTGCCAAAGTTGCTCACTTTACGATCTATGTTTACCACAATCGTTCCAACAAAACTCAGTCAGTCAGTGGCTGAACCAGCAGGTCAATCATTCTTTGAAATGA
- the cas1c gene encoding type I-C CRISPR-associated endonuclease Cas1c, whose translation MKTHLNTLFVTTEGSYLAKDGDTVSIRLDHKTQARLPFHNLDSIICIGRIGLSPQLMQAASQSGISISLLDERGRFRALIQGFTSGNVLLRREQYRAADSENRTFELARAFVLGKLANCRTVLRRAIRDANELEPRVQTIDKSATRMKIAIEAATTSSDISELRGIEGEAAAQYFSAFNSLQTQFQERFAFQKRSKRPPLDPINSLMSFVYTLLTHDIRSACEATGLDAAVGYLHRDRPGRPGLALDLMEEFRPWLADRLVFSLINRQQLTASAFQTLENGAVLISPEARRTILTSWQQRKSEDIFHPFINEKITIGILPLIQARLLARHLRGDLDLYPPFLWK comes from the coding sequence ATGAAAACCCATTTAAATACGCTCTTTGTCACAACGGAAGGATCTTACTTAGCAAAGGACGGAGATACCGTTTCAATTCGCCTGGATCACAAAACTCAGGCACGTCTTCCCTTTCATAATCTCGATAGCATCATTTGTATTGGACGGATTGGATTAAGTCCGCAATTAATGCAGGCAGCCAGCCAGTCCGGCATTTCGATTTCACTCCTCGACGAACGGGGACGTTTTCGAGCTTTGATCCAGGGATTTACATCTGGTAATGTATTGCTTCGCAGGGAACAGTATCGGGCCGCGGATAGCGAAAATCGGACGTTTGAACTGGCACGTGCTTTTGTTTTGGGAAAACTTGCCAACTGTCGGACTGTTTTACGCAGAGCCATTCGAGATGCCAACGAATTAGAACCGCGTGTCCAGACAATCGATAAGTCAGCCACTCGGATGAAAATTGCCATCGAAGCAGCTACGACTTCCTCAGACATTAGTGAACTACGCGGAATCGAAGGAGAAGCAGCCGCACAGTACTTCTCTGCTTTTAACTCTCTACAAACCCAGTTTCAGGAACGCTTCGCATTCCAAAAGCGATCTAAACGACCTCCCCTTGATCCAATCAATTCACTAATGTCTTTTGTGTATACGCTGCTCACACATGATATACGATCTGCGTGTGAAGCCACTGGTTTAGATGCCGCCGTCGGATATCTGCACCGTGATCGTCCCGGCAGGCCTGGTCTGGCTCTCGACCTGATGGAAGAATTTCGTCCCTGGCTCGCAGACCGTTTAGTATTCTCTTTAATCAATCGGCAGCAACTCACTGCTTCTGCTTTTCAGACACTGGAAAACGGTGCTGTGCTCATCTCCCCAGAAGCCAGACGCACAATTCTCACATCCTGGCAACAGCGAAAAAGTGAAGATATCTTCCATCCTTTTATCAATGAAAAGATCACGATCGGAATCCTGCCACTCATCCAGGCACGTCTGCTCGCCCGTCATCTCAGAGGTGATCTGGATCTCTACCCTCCTTTTCTCTGGAAATAA
- the cas2 gene encoding CRISPR-associated endonuclease Cas2, producing the protein MYVLVTYDISTSDPKGQKRLRRIAKACENIGQRVQNSVFEIKADAGQWTIYKAMLLDIADLSQDSLRFYNLGNNWERRVEHHGTKASYNIDGPLIM; encoded by the coding sequence GTGTATGTCCTTGTCACCTATGATATTTCCACATCAGATCCAAAAGGCCAGAAACGACTGCGTCGAATCGCCAAGGCTTGCGAGAATATCGGTCAGCGCGTCCAAAATTCGGTTTTCGAAATCAAGGCCGATGCCGGCCAGTGGACTATTTATAAAGCAATGCTTTTAGATATTGCTGACCTTTCCCAGGACAGTCTCCGCTTTTATAATCTGGGAAATAACTGGGAACGCAGAGTAGAACATCATGGGACAAAAGCATCCTATAATATTGATGGTCCCTTGATTATGTAA
- a CDS encoding reverse transcriptase domain-containing protein produces the protein MKKNRGAPGPDGMTIREFESWCPEHWPAIQQQLLDGTYRPAPVRRKTIPKDSGGERSLGIPNVLDRLIQQAIAQVLTPIFDPEFSESSFGFRPGRSAHGAAKRVQQIIRQRHEHCIDVDLSKFFDRVQHDVLMSRVSRKVHDVRVLRLIGCFLRAGVMVEGVVQPTDEGSPQGGPLSPLLSNILLDDLDKELERRKLKFVRYADDFVIFVRSE, from the coding sequence GTGAAGAAGAACCGAGGAGCTCCCGGTCCTGATGGCATGACGATCCGCGAGTTCGAGAGCTGGTGTCCTGAACACTGGCCCGCGATTCAACAGCAGCTTCTGGATGGCACTTACCGACCCGCTCCGGTGCGTCGGAAAACCATCCCGAAAGACAGTGGCGGCGAGAGATCGCTCGGTATTCCAAACGTGCTCGATCGTCTCATTCAACAAGCCATCGCTCAGGTTTTGACACCGATCTTCGATCCGGAGTTTTCGGAATCGAGTTTCGGTTTTCGCCCCGGCCGATCCGCTCATGGAGCCGCGAAGCGGGTTCAGCAGATCATCCGGCAACGTCACGAACATTGCATCGATGTGGATCTCTCAAAATTCTTTGACCGAGTCCAACATGACGTGTTAATGTCTCGTGTGAGCCGCAAGGTTCACGACGTGCGTGTGCTGCGACTGATCGGCTGCTTCCTGCGAGCGGGCGTAATGGTCGAGGGCGTGGTTCAACCGACGGACGAAGGCTCTCCGCAAGGCGGACCTCTGTCACCTTTGTTGAGTAACATCCTGCTGGATGATCTCGACAAGGAACTGGAACGCCGCAAGCTAAAGTTCGTGCGTTACGCGGATGACTTTGTCATCTTCGTTCGCAGCGAATGA
- a CDS encoding group II intron maturase-specific domain-containing protein: MRLSRDCEYLGFAFTSKRVTISVAPKKLKSFKRRVKELSGCSRGVSMQRRLTDLNRYVRGWIGYFGLAQQFDLFDKLDGWVRRRIRMCFWKQWRRPRTKVKNLVRLGGEPRLCDQTRDQSQKLLASLADTSNAICNAQQMAARTVRTSFAQTTLVRPCSASRNRLMRTRMSGGVGRVVSDGGPYPISAAPMRRTPTEQTLMSVHDSTMWFELYPLKMATVSLAMQLLKIRVQKVM; the protein is encoded by the coding sequence GTGAGATTATCCCGAGACTGCGAATATCTCGGGTTTGCATTTACGAGTAAGCGTGTGACGATTTCTGTCGCACCTAAGAAGCTGAAATCCTTTAAACGACGCGTCAAAGAACTCAGCGGTTGTAGCCGTGGCGTTTCGATGCAGCGTCGCTTGACCGACCTCAACCGTTATGTGCGAGGCTGGATCGGTTACTTCGGACTGGCTCAACAGTTTGATTTATTCGACAAACTGGATGGGTGGGTTCGCCGCCGGATTCGGATGTGCTTCTGGAAACAGTGGCGTCGTCCACGCACGAAGGTGAAGAACCTTGTGCGTCTGGGGGGTGAGCCTCGACTTTGCGATCAAACACGCGATCAGTCGCAAAAGCTACTGGCGTCTCTCGCGGACACCAGCAATGCGATTTGCAATGCCCAACAGATGGCTGCACGAACAGTTAGGACTTCTTTCGCTCAAACAACTCTGGTGCGACCTTGCTCCGCTTCGAGGAATCGCCTGATGCGGACCCGCATGTCAGGTGGTGTGGGGAGGGTCGTCAGCGATGGCGGCCCTTACCCGATTTCTGCCGCGCCGATGCGCCGTACGCCAACTGAACAGACATTAATGTCAGTCCATGATTCTACAATGTGGTTTGAGCTGTATCCATTGAAGATGGCCACCGTTTCTTTAGCCATGCAATTGTTGAAGATACGAGTACAAAAAGTGATGTGA
- a CDS encoding IS4 family transposase, whose amino-acid sequence MLNLPTRIYFCTVPTDMRNYAVIHAYERGTPSDRSPIEWKLLTNLPVDDLLSAIEKLDWYAQRWKIETFHKVLKSGCKAEESKLRTAERLTNQLAVFCIIAWRVFWLTMVNRTEPNLSVEVAFTKSEIQILNHLAKSTKPSFPATVSDYITEVAKLGGYLARGKDPPAGNMVLWRGLSRLTDIQIGFELRRGVVGN is encoded by the coding sequence ATGCTGAATCTGCCGACCCGCATTTATTTCTGCACGGTCCCCACAGATATGCGTAATTATGCGGTCATCCATGCTTATGAACGCGGAACTCCCTCCGACAGAAGCCCGATCGAGTGGAAACTGTTGACCAACCTGCCTGTAGACGACCTTTTGTCGGCCATCGAGAAACTGGATTGGTATGCGCAGCGGTGGAAAATTGAGACGTTTCATAAAGTGTTGAAGTCAGGATGTAAAGCTGAAGAATCCAAACTTCGTACAGCCGAGCGATTGACCAACCAGTTAGCCGTGTTCTGTATTATCGCCTGGAGAGTGTTCTGGTTAACGATGGTCAATCGGACTGAACCTAATCTGTCGGTCGAGGTTGCCTTTACCAAATCCGAAATTCAAATACTGAATCACCTTGCAAAAAGCACAAAGCCATCATTCCCAGCAACGGTTAGTGATTACATCACAGAAGTTGCCAAGCTGGGAGGTTATCTGGCGCGCGGGAAAGACCCACCCGCGGGTAATATGGTGCTCTGGCGCGGCTTATCACGACTTACTGATATCCAAATAGGATTCGAACTAAGAAGGGGAGTTGTGGGTAATTGA
- the tnpA gene encoding IS66 family insertion sequence element accessory protein TnpA yields the protein MPASQPTQRADQRRNPDREVFWRTTISDRLQSELSIRAFCQREGLSEPAYHYWRRELKKRDAENTAAASFLPVEIQLPATPIEIVFSHGTTVRVGSGCDRTTLETVLAALEQRAC from the coding sequence ATGCCCGCATCCCAGCCAACACAACGTGCCGACCAGCGGCGGAACCCGGACCGTGAAGTGTTCTGGCGAACAACGATTTCAGACCGGCTGCAATCAGAGCTTTCGATCCGTGCCTTCTGCCAGCGTGAGGGACTGAGCGAACCAGCTTACCATTACTGGCGACGCGAATTGAAAAAACGGGATGCCGAGAACACCGCTGCAGCTTCCTTCCTGCCCGTTGAAATTCAACTCCCTGCTACGCCGATTGAAATCGTGTTCTCGCACGGCACGACTGTTCGCGTCGGAAGCGGCTGTGATCGGACCACGCTCGAAACCGTGCTCGCCGCGCTGGAGCAGCGCGCATGCTGA